The Euphorbia lathyris chromosome 2, ddEupLath1.1, whole genome shotgun sequence genome includes a window with the following:
- the LOC136216629 gene encoding uncharacterized protein produces the protein MVDLQTVCCMCGDVGFPDKLFRCRKCRNRFQHSYCSSFYSEFSEPIETCDWCQSEEKNVRHGNSSKKSAVRNNIGGITNRSEYSGDKLIKQHDREDGAAAATEKGKSPSGIPSPRTATRRYKLLKDVMC, from the exons ATGGTGGATCTTCAAACTGTTTGTTGCATGTGCGGCGACGTCGGTTTTCCTGACAAGCTCTTCCGTTGCAGAAAATGCCGCAATCGCTTTCAGCACTC GTATTGCAGCAGTTTTTACAGCGAATTCTCGGAGCCGATAGAGACGTGTGATTGGTGCCAAAGCGAAGAGAAAAATGTCAGGCATGGAAACTCATCGAAGAAATCAGCCGTTAGAAATAACATCGGAGGAATCACAAACCGATCGGAGTACTCCGGCGACAAATTAATCAAACAGCACGATCGAGAAGATGGAGCCGCCGCCGCCACAGAGAAAGGAAAGAGTCCGAGCGGGATACCGTCGCCGAGAACGGCAACTCGAAGGTACAAGCTACTCAAGGATGTGATGTGTTAA